The window aatgttttaatattattttcagtaACTAAAACACAGTCATTTCTCTGTAATTTTAAGACGTCCTGTTTGGATAATAGCTAGTAAATTGTAAATAGACTCGAAAGACATGTCTAAAGCTGCTGTTCCTCTCAGAATTATCTGTATTCATGGGTATCGACAAAATAGCAACTCTTTTAGAGAGAAGACAGGTGCTTTACGCAAACTGTTAAAGAAACAAGTGGAGCTGGTGTATATTAGTGCACCACACCAAGTGCCTGCCATTAAAAACGAAAGTAAGTAACCAAActgtctgtctttaaaccctATAGTGACCTAAACAGCATTTTTGGGGCATCCAATGTGCATTAAAAACTGTGCTCCCCAAAAATGCAGTccagatacatttattttaaaacagagtTACACTAAGTTATATTCTTATCATATTGAAGACATCAGTGTAACAGTTGTGTCTTCTATTTAACTGCTTATCTTACAAATCAGCCAATCAGGAGCTAGAAAAGGCAGCCGGTGGCGGTGATGATGACCAGAGGGGCTGGTGGTTCTCTGATGTCAAGGCTCGAAGTTTCAATGCTAATCAGGAGTGTGAGAGCAGCCTGGGTCTGGAAGACAGTGTGGAGGCAGTAAAGATTGCAGTGAAGGAGCTTGGCCCCTTTGATGGCATCTTGGGCTTTAGTCAGGGCGCCGCCCTGGTGGCTATGCTGTGTGCCCTACAGGAGCACAAATTAGAGCCTGATTTTAATTTCCACTTTGCCATACTGGTCGCTGGATTCCGTAGTGCCTGTTCCCAGCATCAGCGGTTCTACGAGGGGCCGGCGATTTCTATTCCCTCTCTGCATGTGTTTGGACAGGACGATCGTGTGATTCCAGAGCAAATGAGTCGAGATTTGCTGCCCACATTTGATGGAGCTCAAATCCTCTTTCACCCTGGTGGACACTTTGTTCCTGCAGCATCCGCACACAGACAGACCTACCAAGACTTTCTTAAAAAGTTTCAGTGATGGGATCAAAGAATATGTGAGTTTATGGAAGTAATCAtggaaaatgtataaaatgtgctAAGTGATTTAAACATAATtacagccttaaaaaaaaaacaacaaaaaaaaaacttaagggaTGTTTTATAGTAATGTGTTCTCAGGGAAAAAGCTACAGTACTTCAATAAAGACTTTCACAAGTTTTCAGTCTGTTTTATTTGTGTTCCAGCTCATTTGATTGACAGTATCGATATATAAAggattattctgggttcaatacaagttaaaggaatagttcacccaaaaattaaaattctcttattattcacataccctgatgccatcccagatgtgtatgactgtctttcatcagcagaacacaaataaagatttttagaagaagataaagctctgtcaggtccttataatgcaagtgcatGGGTGCCTGCTCTTTGACGGtccaaagtcacatttaggcagcataaaagtaatccaggagactccagtcaatcaatgaatgtcttctgaagcaaatcgatacgtttgtgtaaataaatcgataattaaaacattattaacttttaattaaaacattattaacttttaaaaagcgcttcctgccagcagttgacctATATCACGTAGCTGTCACGTGATGTAAGCACGTCGGCGAGTTCACACAAGAATTCCTGAAATGGCTCCAGAGATCTTATAGTACCGAGATAATAACTTTCGCGGTTCTATCGTTGGAGAGAGCGTAACGcctgtaacggtcaactagcatttTACGACAGTTTGCTGGTGCTATACAAATGAATGGAGAGAAACTTCCGGTCTTAAAATCGTgcatgacttctcttataaaaaagcaattttatcaaaGTAAACCCCTCACATAGTacactccaaaaggattgtttagtgtaaaacatgttgaagattagcagacagttAATTCTATAAATGATGTGCTATTTCTGCACAAAAGTGGTTTATTCAGCATTGTGAAGCatctcatccatagacattcattcaaaaagaacggcctcttgtctcttCGCCAGTGTACCACCAGAGAATGACAATGGAATGGCCGTGTTACGCTAATCTATGCTAACCTTTTAGGCTTCCCTATCAGAAGGGCTTTGACAGTGCTTaattacaacagaagaacaaatgtcataggatagtttggccatttcaaacagcgtcagagccctggatggaagcgcagatttaaagttaaaaacgttttaattatcgacttgtttcttacataaacctagcgatttgcttcagaagacattgatcaactggagtctccaggattactttcatgctgcctaaatgtgacttttggaccatcaaagtgctggcacccgtgtactagCATTATAAGGACTtgaaaaccttttctgtgtggagttatggccaattttacaacttcgttaccatgacgatgtaacgtcaacaaaccctgaaactaatgtaaaaattacaatttaaacaacttcaaagctaaaataatacacaagttcgAACagaataagcttcacatttctgtttaaaccctcaaaaattggccacattcactttcattgtaagtgcctcactgtaacccagatttttgctttttttaaagaaaaggaggaacgagtcgaaattaattttatatggtaataaacattctgccacaaatgctttcaattgagcttaacttgtactgaacccagaacattgctttaaaggaatagttcacccaaaattgaaaattctcttatcatttactcaccctcatgccatcccaaatgtgtatgactttctttctcctgcagaacaaaaacgaagattttttgaagaatatctaagctctgtaggtccatacaatgcaagtgaatggtgaccaaaactttgaagccgcaaaaagcatataaaggcaatataaaagtaatccatacgactccagtggaagTTGCATTgtgttgacctacagagctgagatattcttctaaaaatctttgtttgtattctgcaaaagaaaaaaaaagaaaaaatagaaagaaagaaattcatacatctgggatgttaAGAGGGTGAGTTAGTGGTGAGAGAATcttcttatttttgggtgaactatttctttaatctcTATCAAAAGCATCCATATGTCATTACCTGTTCATCAccaccaaaaaaaatattttcgggCGGGACTATCTACTTTGTGAGTAATGGCATATGAGGaattctgtttgaaaacaatgcttATATTTGCAATTACGcttggtggtgcagaaatgacacatttcagctttaaggcACTTATTAATTCCTCTGTACAAAATTGTTCATTATTTGAGCTTTTAGGTTACCTAAATCATAATTTTAGTGTTGTTAATCTAATTTAATGTACCTGAGATGCCCTGCATTTATAGAAAACCCATTAAATTCACTTTAACTCTTATAAGTGCAGTACCTCCTATTCCCAGCAGGGGTGGTTGAGAGTGAGTGGGCCTTTTGTCACTGGCAGCTGTTTATCATTTTGATTTCTCTGTCAAttttgtctatgtgtttgtgaGCACTCACAGGCAGAATGGGAACTCTGTGTTCTCTTGTAGCTTGAAGGGAGTTTGCAGTCCAGGATTGCATTCATGATGATTTCCAGATGTTTGCGGAAAGCACTCCTCTCTTTTCTCTCGCTCTTTCCATGTAGCCAGAGAGCGTCCCAACACCTTCCCTCTCCCTTTAATGACACAATCTCTCACTGTTCCTCTGATTCTCTCTCGCCTTCCCTGGCTCCATCCCTCTCTAATTCTTGTAAATGGCAATAAAACAGCTCTGTGCAAAATCTATTAGGCTGTGATGTATTGTTTTCAGCAGACCACACTGCATGCttttggtcttattgtgcacaattcatctgtAGATGTTATtccaaatgaaaaagaaaaaaggtttgtCTTTGTAAACTTTCTTTAATAAATTGcttcacctctgaaacaactttcctgtTACATTACAGAGGCCATGCTGGCTAttggataatgttaaccaattCTTGCCATTAGATATTATTTTCGTAAACTCACATTAAACTCTGGCTCCTTTCTGGCatgtaacacccacttttcatgatctaaTGTACTCCCAAAAGATTAAATACCTcactaaattttttttctctctctttgaaaTTCCTGTTTCACTTGGCAGTACTTCACATTATGGGAATAAAACTGATTGTCAAAGTAATTTCTTGTTGACAAATATATGTGAAAAaatatgaattgcattttttcttggttgctctgtttttgtttctctgtatgtatatgtgtttgtatACAGACTCTCAAAAGACTGAAAAAAGGATAGATGTCTGAGTAATGTGGTTGACaaaaattcttaaaggaatagttcacccaaaaatcaaaattctctcatcatttactcaccttcatgccatcccagatgtgtaagattttctttcttcaaacaaagattctttttttttaatatctctgctctgtaagtccatacaatgcaagtgaatggtgatcagacctttgtagctccaaaaatcacataaaggaaacataaaaggaatccatatgactttagtgtttaaatccatatcgtcAGAtgtgatataatagatgtgggtgagaaacagaacaatgtttatgtccttttttactcaaaatcttcactttaacttttactttcagatgtgaaagtgaaactaaaaaagcaccacatgtgactttcaaatgtaaaagtgaaagtggatatttagagtaaaaaagggacttgtatctgtttctcaaccacaccatttatattgcttctgaagacatggatttaaccactggagtcctggATTACCtctgtgtttcctttatgtgatttttggagctacaaaggtctgatcaccattcacttgcattgtatggacctacagagcagagatattcttctaaaaatctttgtttgtgtttagcagaaaaaaagaaagtcttacacatctggaatggcatgagggtgagtaaataatgagacaattttcatttttgggtgaactattcctttaaccacatACCACAAATCTACCCATGTCATTCTTTATCTTCTATCATCTAAACATAATTCATTTGCTACTGGATTTTTAAATGGTAGCAAACGTGCATAATTTTTATACActtatagaataaaaataagtaTGTAAAATTATTTAAGTAGGGATAATGTACTTTCAGCTGGTCACAAttgtataattaataaattaaatttcatCCCACAATATTTATGATGTTTAAAATTGTGGCAAATTTATATAACTTTtatgcatatacaggtgcatctcaataaattagaatgtcgtggaaaagttcatttatttcagtaactcagctcaaattgtgaaactcgtgtattaaataaattcaatgcacacagactgaagtagtttaagtctttggttcttttaattgtgatgattttggctcacatttaacaaaaacccaccaattcactatctcataaaattagaatatggtaacatgccaatcagctaatcaactcaaaacacctgcaaaggtttcctgagccttcaaaatggtctctcagtttggttcactaggctacacaatcatggggaagactgctgatctgacagttgtccagaagacaatcattgacacccttcacaaggagggtaagccacaaacattcattgccaaagaagctggctgttcacagagtgctgtatccaagcatgttaacagaaaaagatgcacaaccaaccgagagaaccgcagccttatgaggattgtcaagcaaaatcgattcaagaatttgggtgaacttcacaaggaatggactgaggctggggtcaaggcatcaagagccaccacacacagagacgtgtcaaggaatttggctaaagtattcctcttgtcaagccactcctgaaccacagacaacatcagaggcgtcttacctgggctaaggagaagaagaactggactgttgcccagtggtccaaagtcctcttttcagatgagagcaagttttgtatttcatttggaaaccaaggtcctagagtctgaaggaagggtggagaagctcatagcacaagttgcttgaagtccagtgttaagtttccacagtctgtgatgatttgggttgcaatgtcatctgctggtgttggtccattgtgttttttgaaaagcactgcacccgtttaccaagaaattttggagcacttcatgcttccttctgctgaccagctttttaaagatgctgatttcattttccagcaggatttggcacctgcccacactgccaaaagcaccaaaagttggttaaatgaccatggtgttggtgtgcttgactggccagcaaactcaccagacctgaaccccatagagaatctatggggtattgtcaagaggaaaatgagaaacaagagaccaaaaaatgcagatgagctgaaggccactgtcaaagaaacctgggcttccataccacctcagcagtgccacaaactgatcacctccatgccacgccgaattgaggcagtaattaaagcaaaaggagcccctaccaagtattgagtacatatacagtaaatgaacgtactttccagaaggccaacaattcactaaaaatgttttttttattggtcttatgatgtattctaattttttgagatagtgaattggtgggtttttgttaaatgtgagccaaaatcatcacaattaaaagaaccaaagacttaaactacttcagtctgtgtgcattgaatttatttaatacacgagtttcacaatttgagttgaattactgaaataaatgaacttttccacgacattctaatttattgagatgcacctgtactgtatataaatgtatttaattaaaatgactaTATAAAATTATAGGCTATAAGTACTAGAGATAATGTACAAGCCAAATAATTTcgcaaaatatataaatgaattaatctgaatcattgttttgagtttaatttattttaatatgcaaGAAGAAATAGACCACAGAGTGATACGAAAGACATCGGAAATCGGTTGCCTGTTGTCATTATcagtttagcggtcattatacaaaaatatttgactattGACCAGTCTTAATCAagcattccagagagccatgtaataaattcatcatttttatttgatttaattatataacacATTTCTCATATTATGTTAGTACATTTGGCTATAAATATCTGGTCAATGATCAGGTAaactttaagaattttttttgccCTTTCATTTGTTTTTCCCCTCTTTCTGTCAGTTCTTCCTGTAtccttctccttttgtttttctgttctttcCTTTTCAGTGCCACGTGTCCCTTTCTGCACTCAAACACATGGTTTTGATAAAATGGAAGACAAGAGAAGAAACACAGAAAATCCCTCTTGCCAGTAAGTTTTACAACAGGACTGTGACTCTCAGCCTCAGGAATCCATTGGCTTACACAACAGCAGTGGCAAAGGGTGAGAGAGAGTTGTGTAAGATTGGGGAATGTCTGGAGAGGAGGTGGAGAGTGTGCATCAAGCTGGATTTTGACTCTGTTGGGCCATTGCATTAGGAAGGATGCCAGTAACCTGTGTTAAAAGAAATAGGAGTGGTTTTAAGAATGGGGTGGAGCAACTGAGTGTTTTTATAAGAGTAGTAGAACCCAGTTTCATCCTGAAATGTTACTTGAAGTGACTTTTGCATTCTCCCATCCAGAAGGCACAGCTCACTTTCCATCTCAGAATGGACTATATCACAAGATTGCACTGATGCCTCTTAACACCTATCTCAGATCCTTCATGCTACCCATATTGAAATGTACAACTTCATAGGATGTTTTGAGGAGTGATGCATTTGGAGCAATGATGATCCTGGGTGCCTATTATTTTTATGTCGGAGTCATATGTTGGGTCTCACAGCAACCTGTTCGTCTCACGGTCTCCTCTGAAAGACGTTTCCTggtaaaacaaaatgtttgaatgtctgtatgcagactttcCAGGATCTTGTGGATTCAGCATATTAGAATGGCTTTATTTGCTGTGTGAATATATTTATCTATATTCAAATTTCTCTGTTATACAATATATAGaatttagaataaaaatgtttgtgaGACACTTGGGATTCTACTGAAGTCACATTTTTAAAGTTGGCATTGCGATTTGTTccattttaaatgtcataatATGTCTGGTTATGTGTATGGTTAGGTCTTGTTTACTCTAAAGTAAACAAGTGAACTGACATCTCTTGGATAACAGTAGGTTTGGATAGATGATGTGGTTTAGATTAATAAAGAGGAAGTAGAAAAGAGTGGAAAAACTGAAGAAATAATCAAAGAAATGAATGCGGTATTTGAGGTTTCCAAGAATAGCATTCAGTATAAGAGTTAATTCCAAGAAATTTGTTAATGCAAAGAGGTCACTGTGAGGACTGGTGTGGCAGGATTGACCAATGAGATCTCAGCAGGGATGGTGAGAGATGGTGGGAGACTTCGCACTCAAGTTTCCCAAGGAGTCGATTTGAACCTCAGGGACAGCTATGATGTCACTCTGATGTCATGCTATAATGAGGCGCATGCTCAGTGTTTACAAAGAGTATGAGGTTAGTGTGACAAATACTTTGAGTGACAAGAAGGGTTAAAAGTGAAGAAAATGATAGGGATTGAAGACTGATACTTCAGAGTTTTGATCACAAAAATGAGAAAAGGTGTATTATTActctttatttaaataataataataataataatatgcttaaaatcaagagattttatttaaaattatcataGTTGTATGGTGGAGTAAGCTTGTTTGTTTCAGAATTATCCCTTTGTAATTGTCAGGACAGGATAAATTCTTCCATATAACTACAGTATGAGACatgttgtgtttttgtgtatttatgataGAGCATGTTGgcaatttgtttatttgttccaGAGGTTCAGGCAGAGTCCTATAACCATACAAACAATTCATGCCAGGAATTCATCCAGCACAGTGTGGTTTGAGTTACTTATTGTTTATTTCAAACACACAGTCCTGCTGGTTCATGGTTTTCCTGTTTATTTGGACAGTTAGTACCACAGTCCctgtctatctttctttctttctttcattctctgtGACATCAGTGGAATGAACTGTAAGGTTTTGGCTGACAGATTGCTCTGACctggacaaaaatataaatacttgTGGTTTGGCTGTTCCATCTGGTGATTTTTCTAGGGGCGCATTTGGGTCAATTGGAGGTGGAGTTGATAAATCGGAGACTACATTGATTTCTACTGACTACATTTAATGTCTCTGTTTAAGGAGTTTATCTCTTTAAAATTAATAGACTTGCTTGATGAAATGGTCAATTTAACTATGGTGTCTTTTGTTTTAAacgaaatattattttttttgttattgtataTGCTCTTCTGCTTGTAGTACTGACACTGCAAGGTGAGATTATTTACCACTTTTAGAGGCTTAATGTGTAACTGATTCTTAGAGAGGCTGTGaatcagtgtgtgaaaaaatGTATCTATCCAATATAATGCCCTTAGCCCTGAACAGTAAGAGTTTATGTGCTGAGGTTTAAATATCGGCACATGGTCTCTTACTTATAGGGAAAAGAGCATCTTGCATCAACATCTTGTTGTGTATCTATactaatattttaatttgttgtttGGAAGATCAACATGGTTTAAActagataaataaatattaatacctgggtaaaaataattaaacaattattcATTTTAGATGACCCTGGTCAAGATTTACGTCTAGCCCAAGAGCATgaccaaaataatttatttaaaaatggtacaaCAACAACTTGtataatttgaaataataaaacaaaacatgggacATTTTCTTGAGATACTAGGATTTTATTGAATTCACATATAGATTTCTGAAACAAATACTAAATTTGATGCTGAATTAATTTTGGTACCATGCACAAAATGCCCCATTTTACTTTACAGACTGTATTCTGCAACTATAGTGTCTGTCCTCCAGAGGGCGCTATAAGACTGCAAAACGTTAGATTAACGTTTAAAATACAGCCGTTTTCACATCTGGGCCATATTCAACTACACAAGACTGAAATATGCTGCGGATTCAAATAAATTATACAAGACAACCCTGCTCATTTCAGTTCTGTTAATTTCTCAGATCTAAACACATTGATGTTCATAGATGTAACTGTAAGCAGTAAAAATGTATGGATTTCATCAATTACACAGTTTTTCTGTCACTCATTGAAAATCTGTTTAAATGAAACAGAATCTCCCTGTTCCACTGGAAATAATCTGGAAAAGGAGAAATCACTGGCATCCAACATTATTATGACTCTCTTGGCCATGAGGATACTGCATCATCACACAAAAACATTAGAGAGAATAACAAGCTAAATGATACCGTACAggtattacatttattacaacaGAAAACATATTCAGTTTCATGAATCTACACATATTGAATTGTATTACCATTTTCCTTAATAAGAATAAAGTTTACATTCTGCACCATTTCTCTATTTTCTTTTaggtggggaaaaaaatcaagAACCTATTAGTTAGaaaattacaagaaaaaaaatcaagaaagaaATCCAGAGTTTACTCTAATGTCTGCAGAATCAGGGAGCTATTTCAGAAGTGTTTAGAGGGAaaagatatataaataaataaagtgagaATCTGATCTACTTTCTAACATCAAATCATTCTGCTACTGCCTCTTAGTAAATCtcttatgtaacacaattttgcATGCAAGTCACAATTACCTTTGATGCTTCCAGTTGTCGCTAGAACACCTGCCCCTTGGCGACCATGGCTGTAGACTGTTACCACGTGCCGTCGCTACAGTAACAATCTAAAGCCACGGTCACCATGGAGACAGCAGAGGTAGGGATGAGGGGGTGTTGGCATGGTAACTGGAAAAAGTGCAGTTCTATTGGCTTATTAGATGAAACGGCAAGCCTCCATAGCACAGAACTCCCCCAATACAGGCTCAGTTATACATAACTGTTTGCCGTCACAGCAGAgtattttggtgtgtgtgtgtgtgtgtgtgtgtgtgtgtgtgtgtgtgtgtgtgtgtgtgtgtgtgtgggcaggtttaagtggtttacgaggacttttattaggtaattacaagggtattatgctataaatgtggtttatgaggacatttctagtgtccccataattcaaatcgcttaaaaacatactaaatggtgttttattgaaaatgtaaaaatgcagaaagtttttttttttttttgtgagggttaggattaggggtagggttaggggatagaatctatagttcgtacagtataaaaattattatgtctgtggagagtcctcataatgatagctgcaccagcatgtatgtgtgtgtgtgtgtgtgtgagtgtgtgtgtgtgtgtgtgtgtgtgtgtgtgtgtgtgtgtgtgtgtgtgagagagagagagagagagagagagagagagagagagagagagagagagctccttATTACAAAGTGTTCACTTTTATCTCCAATTTACCAACATCAACCTTTGCAATTCAGATTACAGTTTTGtaaaagacaataaaacagttGCAACTTCAAACAGTATTTAGGTTTCCAGAGCTAAAACCAATGTAACACCAGTACTCCGTAACTATCCTCTGTGTTTCTGCCTGTTATGAATGTGATTTGTGTGTGATGTTGAGACATTGGTATCACTGCCTACGGTGAGTTAATCACCCATCATCATACTGTAAGACAGGTGCTGGAGCCAGACTTCAGTAGCCATGACTGTAGACTGTTACTGTACTGTTGGACTCCATAAGCAGTAAGCAGTCTAGAGCCAAGGTCATGAAGTGCTGGCATACTCTGAAAAGACTCCCATTACAGCCATGCTGGGTAACATCAGGAACAATGCAGCTCactgaaagacagaaagaacagCTACTGCAATTGAAGAGAAGCAATTTTAAGtgttgtatgaacataaaagttTATCTTAGACCTGCACTGCACCATGGGTAGGCTAATAGAAGTTTTATTATACAAAGAATGTACACGAAATGTTTTGTCAGCAGCCATTCTTGCTTAATGTGATAagatctaaattaactggttttattcaagtcaaaaaagtcatttaatctcactaaatcaacctgacaattTAGGTTGCAACTAAGtcatcaagtagaaatagatccttgagctAACAATTGTGGGTTAGcactttttcagtgtaaacataaagGAGTGTAGATGAAAAGAATATattagttttaataataatattagtctTATTGGTTATTTGAAAAATATCTATTTTAGAAACATATCACTATAAATGGTTTGACCAAGCAAAATGTTTTTGGATTTCCACGAGCACAGATGCTGGATCAGTGACGTAAATGCCGGCTTGAACCTCTTTAAAAAGTAGGGCCATTTCCGGTCAGATTTTTGATTGATTTTATTCTCAATGTGTCGCTTAATTCTCTATGTAATTTATTGCAGTGGCTTTTGTTGGCAGACGGCTGAATTTTGTTCAGTCTCGAGACTTCCAGCGTGAGAGCCGGATGTAGCTTTGAAAGCGCGCGAACCGCTG of the Myxocyprinus asiaticus isolate MX2 ecotype Aquarium Trade chromosome 42, UBuf_Myxa_2, whole genome shotgun sequence genome contains:
- the ovca2 gene encoding esterase OVCA2; this translates as MSKAAVPLRIICIHGYRQNSNSFREKTGALRKLLKKQVELVYISAPHQVPAIKNETNQELEKAAGGGDDDQRGWWFSDVKARSFNANQECESSLGLEDSVEAVKIAVKELGPFDGILGFSQGAALVAMLCALQEHKLEPDFNFHFAILVAGFRSACSQHQRFYEGPAISIPSLHVFGQDDRVIPEQMSRDLLPTFDGAQILFHPGGHFVPAASAHRQTYQDFLKKFQ